The following are encoded in a window of Roseimaritima ulvae genomic DNA:
- a CDS encoding DegT/DnrJ/EryC1/StrS family aminotransferase, whose amino-acid sequence MTDGSSTVPLLDVARGNSPLREAFMEALEKVVDSGRFLFGPDVAQLEQEVASFSQVDSAVGCASGSDALLLAMMALNIGPGDEVIVPSFTFFASVSCITRVGATPVFVDICPDTFNVDPAAIESAITPATKAIIPVHLFGQCAQIDQICNIAAQHNIPVVEDAAQSIGAAYHSRPAGSWGQVGCFSFYPTKNLGGMGDGGMLSTTDPAMADRLRLFAGHGMRPRYYHKVVGINSRLDSFQAAVLRVKFERLPEAIRARQENAARYTHLLGEAVGDGELGLPQVDPDAFHVWNQYSLRVREGRRDDLRAFLSGRGVGTEIYYPIPVHRQECYQDQAFAQVDLPETDAACSEILNLPMFPELTEAEQRTVVEQIRQFYVQGARSAA is encoded by the coding sequence ATGACCGACGGATCGTCTACGGTGCCTTTGTTGGATGTCGCCCGCGGCAACAGCCCGCTCCGCGAAGCCTTTATGGAAGCCTTGGAAAAGGTGGTCGACAGCGGCCGATTCTTATTTGGCCCCGATGTGGCTCAACTGGAACAGGAAGTCGCCTCGTTTTCGCAGGTCGATTCGGCCGTCGGTTGTGCCTCGGGCAGCGATGCACTGCTGTTGGCCATGATGGCGCTGAATATCGGCCCCGGCGATGAAGTCATCGTGCCCAGCTTTACGTTCTTCGCATCGGTCAGCTGCATCACCCGCGTGGGCGCCACGCCCGTGTTTGTCGATATCTGCCCCGATACGTTTAATGTCGATCCCGCGGCGATCGAATCGGCTATCACGCCGGCCACCAAAGCCATCATCCCGGTGCACCTGTTCGGCCAATGTGCGCAGATCGATCAAATCTGCAACATCGCCGCTCAGCACAACATTCCAGTGGTCGAAGACGCCGCGCAGTCGATCGGCGCCGCCTACCACAGTCGCCCGGCAGGCAGCTGGGGACAGGTCGGATGTTTCAGCTTCTACCCCACCAAAAACCTCGGCGGAATGGGCGACGGCGGCATGCTTTCGACCACCGATCCGGCGATGGCCGACCGGCTGCGATTGTTCGCCGGCCATGGCATGCGGCCGCGGTATTATCACAAAGTTGTCGGCATCAACAGCCGCTTGGATTCGTTCCAAGCCGCGGTGTTGCGAGTCAAATTCGAACGGCTGCCCGAAGCTATCCGGGCGCGGCAGGAAAACGCCGCTCGCTATACACATCTGTTGGGCGAAGCGGTTGGCGACGGCGAACTGGGGCTGCCCCAGGTCGATCCGGATGCCTTCCACGTCTGGAATCAGTACAGCCTGCGAGTCCGTGAAGGTCGACGCGACGACCTGCGAGCGTTCCTCAGCGGACGCGGCGTGGGCACAGAAATCTATTACCCAATTCCGGTGCATCGCCAAGAATGTTATCAGGATCAGGCTTTCGCTCAGGTGGATTTGCCTGAAACCGACGCGGCTTGCAGTGAGATCCTGAACCTGCCGATGTTCCCCGAATTGACCGAAGCGGAACAGCGGACCGTGGTCGAACAGATCCGGCAGTTCTACGTCCAAGGCGCCCGCTCCGCGGCCTAG
- a CDS encoding type II secretion system F family protein, giving the protein MARTMGIAAAAGFSRRLGTGHRAGADLQMLLGAEAKGGTTRYREAMLALIDGVKDGVPLSKSMEAENGYFPNLLVSMARVGEMTGRFERTMFMAADHYDHRVAIRRAFLKGIAWPLFQLIAAVFVIALMILIMGILTPATGGEMADMTGFGLRGPTGALIFLSLVGLAFACVAAIVFAIRRNFLGCHNLIPLFYMIPKLGPAIRTITLARFTWVLSLTLDTGLDPIRSVALAFDSTDSDYYRGGIQPAREAIQQGQSLANSLRATEILPDDFLVQLEVAELSGTDAESLQTLANEYDQRAQMAIKTLSMLLSAAIWITVVLILIAMIINIAMRIVGVYSEALEPI; this is encoded by the coding sequence GTGGCACGAACAATGGGCATCGCCGCCGCCGCCGGTTTCTCGCGGCGTCTGGGAACGGGTCACCGAGCCGGTGCGGACCTGCAGATGTTGCTGGGCGCCGAAGCCAAAGGCGGCACGACGCGTTATCGCGAAGCCATGCTGGCGCTAATCGATGGCGTCAAGGATGGGGTTCCGCTGTCCAAAAGCATGGAAGCCGAAAACGGCTACTTCCCGAACCTGCTGGTCTCGATGGCCCGCGTCGGCGAGATGACCGGACGTTTTGAACGCACCATGTTCATGGCCGCCGATCACTACGACCACCGCGTAGCCATCCGTCGCGCGTTCCTCAAGGGCATCGCCTGGCCGCTGTTTCAATTGATCGCCGCCGTATTTGTGATCGCCCTGATGATCCTGATCATGGGAATCCTGACGCCGGCCACCGGCGGCGAGATGGCAGACATGACCGGATTCGGACTGCGAGGCCCCACCGGAGCGTTGATCTTTTTGTCCCTGGTCGGTTTGGCGTTTGCCTGCGTGGCCGCGATCGTGTTCGCCATCCGCCGGAATTTTCTCGGCTGCCACAACTTGATCCCTCTGTTTTACATGATCCCCAAGCTGGGGCCGGCGATTCGCACGATCACCCTGGCCCGGTTTACGTGGGTGCTGAGCCTGACGCTGGACACCGGACTGGACCCGATTCGCTCGGTCGCCCTGGCCTTTGACAGCACCGATAGCGATTACTATCGCGGCGGCATCCAACCGGCCAGAGAAGCGATTCAACAGGGCCAAAGCCTGGCAAATTCGCTGCGGGCAACGGAAATCCTGCCGGATGATTTTCTTGTCCAGCTGGAAGTCGCCGAACTGTCGGGGACCGATGCCGAGTCGCTGCAGACGCTGGCCAATGAATACGACCAACGCGCTCAAATGGCCATCAAGACGCTCAGCATGCTGCTTTCGGCTGCGATTTGGATCACCGTCGTGCTGATCTTGATCGCCATGATCATCAACATCGCGATGCGGATCGTTGGGGTTTACAGCGAAGCACTGGAGCCCATCTAA
- a CDS encoding WecB/TagA/CpsF family glycosyltransferase: MSIAIPVSVSFKAARPDAFVPPPTVDVWGLPFSQLTLEQSLDCIGQMIADGDPRYLITANLNYVMLADGQPDLWPVNRDAALILADGQPIVWRSKAEMNPLPERVAGSEMIYRLGERSAREGWSLYLLGAAEGVAQACADGLCERYPGCRIAGVESPPFRKLTADEEAAQQERIRAARPDILLVAFGQPKGERWIYERYQQLGVPVSIQLGASFDFVAGAAKRAPKFFQKTGLEWAYRMAHDPRRLVPRYAGNAAFLAKALLRDVVK, translated from the coding sequence ATGTCGATCGCGATCCCCGTATCCGTCTCTTTCAAAGCTGCCCGCCCGGACGCCTTCGTGCCGCCGCCGACCGTCGACGTGTGGGGTTTGCCGTTTTCGCAGCTGACGCTGGAGCAATCGCTGGACTGCATCGGTCAGATGATTGCCGATGGCGACCCACGGTACCTGATCACCGCCAATTTGAATTACGTCATGCTGGCCGACGGGCAGCCCGACCTGTGGCCCGTCAATCGCGACGCGGCTTTAATTCTAGCCGACGGCCAACCGATCGTATGGCGTTCGAAAGCCGAAATGAATCCGTTGCCCGAACGGGTTGCCGGCAGCGAAATGATCTACCGGCTGGGCGAACGTTCGGCTCGTGAGGGTTGGAGCCTGTATCTGCTGGGAGCCGCCGAAGGGGTCGCTCAAGCCTGCGCCGATGGACTCTGCGAGCGTTATCCCGGCTGCCGCATCGCGGGCGTCGAATCGCCACCGTTTCGCAAATTAACCGCCGACGAAGAAGCCGCTCAGCAGGAGCGCATCCGCGCGGCCCGGCCCGATATCCTGCTGGTCGCCTTCGGCCAGCCCAAGGGCGAACGTTGGATCTACGAGCGTTACCAGCAACTGGGCGTGCCGGTCAGCATCCAGCTGGGAGCATCCTTCGACTTTGTCGCCGGCGCGGCCAAACGAGCGCCCAAATTCTTTCAGAAAACCGGTTTGGAATGGGCCTACCGCATGGCCCACGATCCCCGCCGGTTGGTACCGCGTTACGCTGGCAACGCCGCCTTCTTGGCGAAAGCCTTGTTGCGCGACGTGGTGAAGTAA
- a CDS encoding protein kinase domain-containing protein, giving the protein MKVLIAEDNQVWRKLLAEHLQRFGFDYIEAADGQAAWDILCQADAPRLVLLDWQMPELDGIEVCRRIKQDENRGFTYVILLTSRDAKEDMVSGLDAGADDYLTKPVDAAVLRSRLRAARRIIEAVPPKEWTKPQIPGYEVTRLIGKGAFATVWEAHRDGDPQPLALKVLRVDLATEDVFGRFAREIEVMKRLDHPHIAHIYDSRIDHRLGYYAMDLIQGDTLDRFVKKHKPSGMEIIQMVADVCDGLQHAHQQGVIHRDLKPSNIMVSEDQNAKLVDFGLSKTMFWPPSSEDSAETLDGAVIGSPLFMAPEQARGENERLDERSDVYSVGVVLYMMLLRRHPQKLVSKERWETIKQIAEGQVQPPTSLNPKFSRTLEAIIMKALDEDPEKRYQSAGEMAAALRAFVARRTQNVR; this is encoded by the coding sequence ATGAAGGTGTTGATCGCAGAAGACAACCAGGTTTGGCGAAAACTGCTGGCCGAGCACCTGCAGCGGTTCGGCTTCGACTACATCGAAGCCGCGGACGGGCAGGCGGCCTGGGACATCCTCTGTCAAGCCGATGCTCCGCGGCTGGTGTTGCTGGACTGGCAGATGCCGGAGCTGGACGGGATCGAGGTCTGCCGGCGGATCAAGCAAGACGAAAACCGTGGCTTCACCTACGTGATCCTGCTGACCAGCCGCGACGCCAAAGAAGACATGGTGTCCGGCTTGGACGCCGGCGCCGATGACTACCTGACCAAACCGGTCGACGCCGCCGTGCTCCGCAGTCGCTTGCGAGCGGCGCGGCGGATCATCGAAGCGGTTCCGCCCAAGGAGTGGACCAAGCCGCAGATCCCCGGCTACGAGGTCACGCGGCTGATCGGCAAAGGCGCCTTTGCCACCGTCTGGGAAGCTCACCGGGACGGCGACCCACAGCCGCTGGCGCTGAAGGTGTTGCGGGTCGACCTGGCCACCGAAGACGTATTCGGCCGCTTCGCCCGCGAAATCGAAGTCATGAAGCGGTTGGATCATCCGCACATCGCTCACATCTACGACAGCCGCATCGACCATCGCCTGGGCTACTACGCGATGGACCTGATCCAAGGCGATACGCTGGATCGGTTCGTCAAGAAACATAAGCCTTCGGGCATGGAAATCATCCAAATGGTGGCGGACGTCTGCGACGGGCTGCAGCACGCTCACCAACAGGGTGTGATCCATCGCGACCTGAAGCCTTCGAACATCATGGTCAGCGAAGACCAAAACGCCAAACTGGTCGATTTTGGGCTCAGCAAAACCATGTTCTGGCCGCCATCCTCGGAGGATTCCGCCGAAACGCTCGACGGCGCCGTGATCGGTTCGCCGCTGTTTATGGCCCCCGAACAAGCTCGCGGTGAGAACGAGCGGCTGGATGAGCGATCGGACGTGTACAGCGTGGGGGTGGTGCTGTACATGATGCTCTTGCGACGGCACCCGCAAAAGTTGGTCTCCAAAGAACGCTGGGAAACGATCAAACAGATTGCCGAAGGCCAGGTCCAGCCCCCCACCTCGCTGAACCCCAAATTCAGCCGCACGCTGGAGGCCATCATCATGAAGGCATTGGACGAAGACCCCGAGAAACGCTATCAGTCCGCCGGCGAGATGGCCGCCGCGCTTCGCGCCTTCGTCGCGCGTCGCACCCAAAACGTACGTTAG
- a CDS encoding redoxin domain-containing protein, whose protein sequence is MCLSACRCLCLTCCFGLSLLLGGLSSRNVSAADPPVGVLAPSGDAIAMTDQVKAAVAPLFDAIHEAKSIRSIAEMKLVAAVKGEPVETQSGTYQILSAAPNRVSAVLKGPDQVTQMVSDGKLLNYALTPEAYIELEAPKSLDSLASNVETPFGPFPEYILSLTLAGTDAYPAFFRTAAGMGISDGEREKLPGTVRVHVRRGDGVVWDMWIRKGDQPAPVRLAVDITGMLVKMNQLQIPEGFSYVLEINFKSWETDTKLDENVFAFQPKAAAEKFESLDAFLDSLSTPAGPHPLLGQAAPAFTSTLLDGQKFDLKQHRDKQVVVLDFWATWCGPCVEALPMIAKTTGRFADQDVVFYAVNVGEEEARIREFLKQQELDPAVLMDPEGEIADAYGATAIPQTVLIGKDGRVEAVHVGFSGPEAMAKILTAELTALAKGERLAEEEDSEQ, encoded by the coding sequence GTGTGCCTTTCTGCTTGCCGCTGCCTGTGTTTGACCTGCTGTTTCGGCCTGTCCCTGCTGCTCGGCGGCTTGTCCTCCCGCAACGTCTCGGCGGCCGACCCGCCCGTGGGGGTACTGGCTCCCAGCGGCGACGCCATCGCCATGACCGACCAGGTTAAGGCGGCGGTGGCCCCCCTGTTTGACGCCATCCACGAGGCCAAATCGATTCGTTCGATCGCGGAAATGAAACTGGTCGCGGCGGTCAAAGGCGAACCGGTGGAGACGCAAAGCGGCACCTACCAAATCCTCTCCGCGGCTCCCAATCGCGTCTCGGCGGTTTTAAAAGGTCCCGACCAGGTAACCCAGATGGTCAGCGACGGCAAACTGCTGAACTATGCTCTCACGCCCGAAGCCTACATCGAACTGGAAGCTCCCAAGTCGCTGGACAGTTTGGCCAGCAATGTGGAAACCCCCTTTGGCCCCTTTCCCGAGTACATTCTCTCGCTGACGCTGGCCGGTACCGATGCCTACCCAGCGTTCTTTCGCACCGCCGCCGGGATGGGAATCAGTGATGGCGAACGGGAAAAATTGCCCGGCACCGTGCGGGTGCATGTCCGCCGAGGCGATGGAGTGGTCTGGGACATGTGGATCCGCAAAGGCGACCAGCCCGCCCCGGTGCGACTGGCTGTCGACATCACGGGGATGCTGGTCAAGATGAATCAGTTGCAGATCCCCGAAGGCTTTTCCTATGTCTTGGAAATCAACTTCAAGAGCTGGGAAACCGACACCAAACTGGATGAGAACGTCTTTGCCTTCCAACCCAAAGCCGCCGCCGAGAAGTTCGAATCGCTAGACGCATTTCTCGACTCGCTGTCCACCCCCGCAGGACCGCACCCGCTGCTCGGCCAAGCCGCACCGGCGTTCACATCGACGCTGCTTGACGGTCAGAAGTTCGACCTCAAACAACACCGCGACAAACAGGTCGTGGTGCTGGATTTTTGGGCCACCTGGTGCGGCCCCTGTGTCGAAGCTCTGCCGATGATCGCCAAAACCACCGGCCGGTTTGCCGACCAAGACGTGGTCTTCTACGCGGTGAATGTGGGCGAAGAGGAAGCCCGCATCCGGGAATTTCTGAAACAGCAGGAACTGGACCCGGCGGTCCTGATGGATCCCGAAGGCGAAATCGCCGACGCCTATGGCGCCACCGCGATCCCCCAGACGGTCCTGATCGGCAAAGACGGCCGCGTGGAAGCGGTCCACGTCGGTTTCTCGGGCCCCGAAGCGATGGCCAAAATCTTGACTGCCGAATTAACCGCCCTGGCCAAAGGCGAACGACTGGCCGAGGAAGAGGATTCCGAACAATAA
- a CDS encoding alkaline phosphatase family protein — protein MDTHTVVLSLEGLAIAPLGPYGCSWNQTPTLDTLAASGAVFDRCIVPTDDPLAVLDALWRQLPGGHRFSVVSDDRRAVELAGGHDCSEVLWVDVPETSEPADDVVDTALAQVLASGMESLQRSQAESDPPALVWLHSDFLVRRWDAPRRLLPFDRWADEQEDNGPPEEHEALTAADEADAPTDRIANFYEVVEPPRLRWESNHDPDVTLAWMHTYAAQVLLLDHLLSVVLDAVADTPTRLIVIGTSGFALGENQHFGCCGPLHSPRIQVPVIGCGPRIPIARCGQPCTPVAALNTLLGVPQAAGSANERGDLLSPAAWATDCAGYQPSVRTVASDGAEGLTTPDWYYYRDAETPMRDGEQLFVKPDDRGDVNNVGSRLPEVLQQVRELL, from the coding sequence ATGGACACACATACGGTCGTATTGTCACTCGAAGGCTTGGCGATCGCCCCGCTGGGCCCCTACGGTTGCTCCTGGAATCAGACGCCGACGCTGGACACCCTGGCCGCCTCGGGGGCCGTTTTTGATCGGTGTATTGTGCCCACCGATGATCCCCTCGCCGTCCTTGATGCGCTGTGGCGGCAGTTGCCCGGCGGGCATCGGTTCAGCGTGGTCAGCGATGACCGTCGAGCGGTCGAGCTGGCAGGCGGCCACGACTGCTCCGAAGTCCTCTGGGTGGATGTGCCCGAAACGTCCGAGCCGGCGGACGATGTGGTGGACACGGCTTTGGCGCAGGTGTTGGCCAGTGGCATGGAAAGCCTGCAGCGCAGCCAAGCCGAATCGGATCCGCCGGCCCTGGTTTGGCTGCACAGCGATTTTCTGGTTCGCCGCTGGGACGCTCCCCGCCGTCTGCTGCCCTTCGACCGGTGGGCGGACGAACAGGAAGACAACGGCCCGCCTGAAGAACACGAAGCTCTTACAGCGGCCGACGAAGCCGACGCTCCGACCGATCGCATCGCCAACTTTTACGAGGTGGTCGAACCGCCGCGGCTGCGCTGGGAATCGAATCACGACCCCGACGTTACGCTGGCCTGGATGCACACCTACGCCGCCCAAGTGCTGTTGCTTGATCACTTGTTGTCGGTGGTTCTGGACGCTGTCGCCGACACCCCGACGCGTCTGATCGTGATCGGGACCAGCGGGTTTGCATTGGGCGAAAACCAACACTTCGGCTGCTGCGGCCCGTTGCACAGCCCGCGGATCCAAGTCCCTGTGATCGGCTGTGGTCCACGGATCCCGATCGCGCGTTGCGGCCAACCCTGCACGCCGGTCGCCGCGCTGAACACGCTGCTGGGCGTGCCACAGGCCGCTGGGTCGGCCAACGAACGCGGCGATCTGTTATCGCCGGCCGCCTGGGCGACCGACTGCGCTGGCTACCAACCGTCGGTGCGGACCGTCGCCAGCGATGGGGCGGAGGGCCTGACCACGCCGGACTGGTATTATTATCGCGACGCCGAAACGCCAATGCGGGACGGTGAGCAGCTGTTCGTCAAGCCGGATGACCGCGGCGATGTGAATAACGTGGGCAGCCGGCTGCCCGAGGTGTTGCAGCAGGTCCGCGAACTGCTGTGA